The Flavobacterium sp. 140616W15 sequence ATGAAAATTGTTCGTTTTATTATGTTGCAATCTCTAGCCCAAATACGTGTGGTTCAAAACAACAATACGTCTATTGCAGAAAAAGCACAATCTATCTTAACGACGACAATGCCTGTCTGGAAAAACCAGCTTACCCTAGCTGTTGCTCTACAAAGACAAAAACAAAATATTGAAATTCAGCGAAAAGTATCTGAAACAACAAATACTATTTTGCAGAAAAATGCCGAAATGCTGAAACAAAACAGCATTGAAGTAGCTAAAGAAAATGAAAACACAATTGTTTCTTTAGAAACGCTTAAAATGACAACCAAATCTTTAATAGATACTTTAACAGAAGTAAAACAAATTCACGAACAAGGTACTGAAACCAGAAGACAACTAGATGCTGGTTTGCAAAGTCTTGAAAGCGAATTAAAAAAAGGCGTCATAAGCTAATTGAATATAAGATAAGACCAACAAATGCAAGAGGAAGAGGAACGGTTCGTTCAAATAATAAAAGATAGTAACAGAAAACTTGTGATTTTAGAATTGTTATCCAATTTCTTTAATCACAAGGATCTTGTTGGTACCTTAATAAAAACAAAAATAATCCATACTCTTTTTCAAAACAACCGTTCATTAGACATTAATAAATTAGAACTATTTCACATACAGTTTACTAACAGCCTCATTGATTTGTTTCAAAAAATCAAGAAATCAAAAGAACAAAACTATCTTTTAATTTCAGATGAAATATATATTAATGATGACATTATTTCAAAACTAAAATCAGAAATAGAAGAAACTAAGTTTACGAATCAAATGCGGGTTCATTCGCAAAATATGTCTAAAAAGATTGAGGAATTATACAACATATTTGTAGCTGATAAATCTGCTTTATTTAATTGGAATGAGATTACGATTTTTTCTGAAAGCGTTCAATCTGAATATTACAGAGAAATAAGTATTGATCAATATGAACAGCTCACTCGCTACAACAAAAGCTTGTATGAAAACTCATTTGCGAAATTTGAAAAAAAATTATTAGGCAGATTAAACATTCTAAAGTTCAAAATTAAATTTTTGTGTGGATTAGTTTGTAATAACGAGACAATTGAAGTCTACGAATTTAGAGATTCTAATGACAAATTTATTTATGTTGCCAATGATAAATCTTTCTATTTTTTAAATAGTGAAAATTCTCAAGGAATAGATTTATCGAAAAATAATTCTGCAAAAGAAGAAATTGTAATTCAACTAACAACTAAAAATGCAGATTTGAATTTAGAGCTTAGTACAATCAAATCAATACTTCCAGAAACTGTTCAGGAAGTATTAAAAGATTACTTAGACAAGATCTCTTCTGTTGATTTCCTAGATGATTTGCAGAATGTGGATGAACAAACAAATATTTTAAAAACAATGTTAAACATTAATATTAATTAAAAGAATAAAATGGCAATTAATTTAGAAAAAGGGCAAAGACAAAGTATCGATGCACCAAAATTTACTGTTGGATTAGGATGGGATAGTAATTCTAGTAGTACTGGAGAAGGTTTTGACTTAGATGCATCAGTCTTTTTAGTTGGTGCTAATGGCAAACTTCCTTCTGACAACCACTTTGTATATTATAACAATCTAAAATCACCAGATCAGGCAGTAGTGCATACTGGAGATAATTTAACTGGTGATGGTGATGGAGATGATGAAAAAATACAAATTGATTTATCAAAAATTGCTCCAGAAGTTTCTGAAATTTCATTTGTAGTTACTATTCATCATGCAGATACAAAAAGACAAAACTTTGGTCAAATAAGAAATTCATTTATCCGAATTCTAGATCAATCGAATGTAGAATTAGTTAAATACGAATTAGACGAAGATTTCTCCATAGAAACTGCTGTTGAATTTGGAAGAATTTACAAAAGAAACGACGAGTGGAAATTTGAAGCTGTTGGCGTAGGAATGAAAGGTGGTTTACAAGATTATATAAATAAATACAATTAACAAGAAACACTAAAAAAACATGGCAATTAACTTAACCAAAGGACAAAAAATTGATCTAAGAAAATCAAGTGGTGAAACATTAACAAATTTCTGCGTTGGTGTAAACTGGGGAGCAATTGAAACAAAAGGATTCCTCGGATTATCAAAAAATGTAAAAGATGTAGACTTAGATTTGAGTTGTATTCTTATTGATGACCAAAACAAACTTTGTGACCATTTATATTCTCCTTTATACAGAATTGAAGCATTACAACAATTTGGTTTACCAAAAGGTAAATTATTAAGTGTTGATGGCGCTCTAAAACATACAGGTGATGATCTTGCTGGAGATACAGGTGGTGATGATGGATTAGATAATGAAATTATAACTGTCGATTTATCAAAAGTAGATTCAAAAGTTAACCAAATATTTTTCTTCTTGAACAATGCAGGAAATGAAGATTTTTCTCAAATCCCTTATGCAAAAATCAGAATGTACGAAGGTACTCCAACAAGAGTAGTTTCAGAGTTTGCGTCATATAATGTCTCTGCTGATAGACAATATGTAAACAAGCGTTCAATAATTATGGGGAAACTTTACAAACGAAATAATGAATGGAAATTTAGTGCAATTGGAGATCCTACTGAAGATACTTTCTTAGGACAAACAGTTCACAAGATTGTACAATCATACCTATAATAAAATCTAGTATTTTAGAGTACGAAAATGCATTATTTGCGTACAAGCGCATTCCATAATTAAAATTGTAAAGAAATTGAGTCTTCGCTCATCAAATGAGACAAGATCAATAATACACTTTAATTATGTTGTGATAACTTTATTAATTGGTTAGTGGAAAATTTTTCTCATGAGCCCCATTCCTATTATTGGGGCTCTTTATAATCACTTAATAAACAAAAGGCAAATACAAACACATACAATACCCAATACTATTTCATCCCTTAAAAGAAAAAAATGAGAAGACTTCCCGTATACTTATTGCTAGATACTTCAGGTTCAATGTCAGGAGAGCCAATTGAAGCTGTAAAGAATGGCGTTCAGATAATGATTAGTTCTTTGCGTCAAAATCCTCAAGCTATTGAAACCGCATTTTTAAGCATAATCACTTTTGATAGTACAGCTCAACAAATTGTGCCACTAACAGATTTAGCCTCTTTTCAGATGGTAGATATTAAAGCAACAGGAGTTACAGCTTTAGGAGAAGCTTTAAGATTAGTCGCTCATAAAATAGAAACTGAAGTTCAAAAAACAACTACCGAACAAAAGGGAGATTGGAAGCCTTTAGTTTTTATCATGACAGATGGAATCCCTACAGATAACTGGGAAAATGGCTTAAATGAATTTAAAAAATCAAAAGTAGCTTTTACAGTAGCATGTGCAGCAGGAAATGGTGCAGATACTAATGTTTTAAAGAAAATTACAGATAATGTAGTTAGTTTAGATACAGCAGACACTGCAACCATTGGTAAATTCTTTCAGTGGGTAACAGCTTCTATTGGCGTAAGTTCAACAAAACTAGAAGATTCAGGAAAGGAAATCACAAATTTCAAAGAATTACCTCCTCCTCCATCAGAACTTAATATTGTAGTTTAAATTCCTACTCTCGAAATACATCTAAAAAAGATTTTTAGAGTCTTCTTGAGCCAAACAGAATCATATAATACAAACAAGTGTTTCTACATAAAATAAACGTAGAACAAATTTAGTAATACAATTATTAAATCATTTTTTGCAAAAAATACGATGAGAAGACTACCAGTATATTTTTTATTAGACACTTCCGGTTCAATGTATGGAGAACCAATTCAGGCATTAAATAATGCTTTGAGTGGCATGATTAACACGTTGCGTTCAGACGCACAAGCTTTAGATTCGCTTTGGATTAGTATTATAACTTTTGATAGAGAAGTAAAAGAAATTACTCCCTTAACAGAGTTAGTAAACTTTCAGCTTCCAGAGATAACCTGCCCCCAAAGTGGACCAACAAATACTGGAGCAGGACTTGAGTTTATAATTGAAAAAGTAAAAACAGATGTTATAAAAGGCTCACCAACTCAAAAAGGAGATTGGAAACCGTTACTCTTTGTATTCACAGACGGAAAACCATCAGACATACAACTTTATAGACAAAAAACACCCGAAATTAAAAACCTGAATTTTGGAGCAATTGTTGGTTGTGCAGCTGGTCATATGGCCAACGACGATATTTTAAAAGAACTAACAGATAATGTCGTTCATTTAGACTCTACAGATAGCTCAACTCTGAAACAATTTTTTAAATGGGTTTCTGAAACTATCGAACAAGGCAATAAAAGTCAGGGAACAGGAGAAAGTGTAGCTTTGCCTCCACCGCCAAGCGAAATAACTATCGTAATTTAATTTTTCTTTAAATGATAGATATAATATTTAAACTTTCAACTTCGATTATTGATGTAGCAAAATATGCAGATGAAGCCTATCATGAAGGAAAACCAGACATAGACTCAATAGTTTTAAACTCAACCGAAAGATTAGAACTCATGAATATAGATAGTCTTGTTGTATGTTATCAATCAATAATAGTAAATGATTTTACAATTAAGAAGATAGAACAACTTTTGATCGATAATTATCAAAAAGAGCATTTATACATAAGAGATATTATAACACGCAAGAACTGCATTTATATAAAAGCAATGCATGCTATTCCTTTTACAGATATAAATAAATGTTACGGGGCTACTTTTTCCATTAATTATATGGAGTCCAATAATTGTATCTCTGTTTATGGGATTAAAACA is a genomic window containing:
- a CDS encoding TerD family protein, which gives rise to MAINLEKGQRQSIDAPKFTVGLGWDSNSSSTGEGFDLDASVFLVGANGKLPSDNHFVYYNNLKSPDQAVVHTGDNLTGDGDGDDEKIQIDLSKIAPEVSEISFVVTIHHADTKRQNFGQIRNSFIRILDQSNVELVKYELDEDFSIETAVEFGRIYKRNDEWKFEAVGVGMKGGLQDYINKYN
- a CDS encoding VWA domain-containing protein; amino-acid sequence: MRRLPVYFLLDTSGSMYGEPIQALNNALSGMINTLRSDAQALDSLWISIITFDREVKEITPLTELVNFQLPEITCPQSGPTNTGAGLEFIIEKVKTDVIKGSPTQKGDWKPLLFVFTDGKPSDIQLYRQKTPEIKNLNFGAIVGCAAGHMANDDILKELTDNVVHLDSTDSSTLKQFFKWVSETIEQGNKSQGTGESVALPPPPSEITIVI
- a CDS encoding VWA domain-containing protein, whose amino-acid sequence is MRRLPVYLLLDTSGSMSGEPIEAVKNGVQIMISSLRQNPQAIETAFLSIITFDSTAQQIVPLTDLASFQMVDIKATGVTALGEALRLVAHKIETEVQKTTTEQKGDWKPLVFIMTDGIPTDNWENGLNEFKKSKVAFTVACAAGNGADTNVLKKITDNVVSLDTADTATIGKFFQWVTASIGVSSTKLEDSGKEITNFKELPPPPSELNIVV
- a CDS encoding TerD family protein → MAINLTKGQKIDLRKSSGETLTNFCVGVNWGAIETKGFLGLSKNVKDVDLDLSCILIDDQNKLCDHLYSPLYRIEALQQFGLPKGKLLSVDGALKHTGDDLAGDTGGDDGLDNEIITVDLSKVDSKVNQIFFFLNNAGNEDFSQIPYAKIRMYEGTPTRVVSEFASYNVSADRQYVNKRSIIMGKLYKRNNEWKFSAIGDPTEDTFLGQTVHKIVQSYL